Genomic window (Hydrogenimonas cancrithermarum):
TTGAAGTGGGAAGATTTGCCGCACTATACCTACGAGGACTACAAACAGTGGGAAGGCGACTGGGAGCTGATCGGTGGTGTGGCGTATGCGATGGCGCCGGCACCGGTGAAGATCCATCAGAAGCTGATGGGAGATATCTACAGTCAAATCCGTGAAAAACTGCTGGCTTGCGAAAATTGTGAAGTTCTCTTCGAAGAGGATTGGAAAGTTTCGGAAGATACGGTTTTCAGGCCTGATGTCGCCGTCGTCTGTAACGACGACAACGAAAATTTCATCACCAAAACGCCGGAAGTGATTTTCGAGATTCTTTCTCC
Coding sequences:
- a CDS encoding Uma2 family endonuclease; translation: MAALKWEDLPHYTYEDYKQWEGDWELIGGVAYAMAPAPVKIHQKLMGDIYSQIREKLLACENCEVLFEEDWKVSEDTVFRPDVAVVCNDDNENFITKTPEVIFEILSPSTARRDEGLKFEMYAAEGVKYYVLVYPNELVAKVYRNGGEGFRKVGDFRRETVSFERLVCDFAFDFDALFSRFR